A single window of Dehalococcoidia bacterium DNA harbors:
- a CDS encoding Flp family type IVb pilin: MRWLLRLLERAGREAGQTLVEYALIIAMVAIALVLSLQVMGTGLMDIYADIAAAIP, encoded by the coding sequence ATGCGCTGGTTGCTGAGACTTCTGGAACGGGCCGGCAGAGAGGCTGGGCAGACTCTCGTCGAATACGCCCTCATAATCGCCATGGTCGCCATCGCGCTGGTGTTGAGCCTCCAGGTGATGGGGACCGGGCTGATGGACATCTACGCGGATATCGCGGCCGCGATCCCCTGA